The following coding sequences are from one Scomber japonicus isolate fScoJap1 chromosome 3, fScoJap1.pri, whole genome shotgun sequence window:
- the aldh4a1 gene encoding delta-1-pyrroline-5-carboxylate dehydrogenase, mitochondrial: MLRVRATGTRAWRGFKTFPCAAVDVKNEPILGFKEGSPERRELLKALEEVKGKTEEIPCVVGDEHVWTKDVRYQLSPFNHKHKVAKFCYADKELINKAIAASVAARKEWDLKPVQDRAQVLFKAADVISGPKRAEILAKTMIGQGKTVVQAEIDAAAELIDFFRFNAKHAVELEKQQPLDVEGTSNTMLYRGLEGFVAAVAPFNFTAIGGNLAGTPALMGNVVLWKPSDTAMSASYAVYKVLRECGLPPNIVQFLPADGPVFGDTVTASEHLAGVNFTGSVPTFKRIWKQVAQNLDSYKTFPRLAGECGGKNFHFVHKSADVDSVVTGTIRSAFEYGGQKCSACSRMYVPDSVWPAIRQKLLDIHKHIAVGDPVEDFSTFFSAVIDDKSFARIKKWLDHAKSSPNLKVIAGGNCDDKKGYYVEPTIIETKDPREAIMNEEIFGPVLSVYVYPENDYKEVLHLIDTTSPYALTGAVFAQDQTVIDEAAKVLRNAAGNYYVNDKSTGSVVAQQPFGGARASGTNDKPGGPHYVLRWTSPQVVKQTFVPLRDWKYPYMG; the protein is encoded by the exons GCTCTGGAGGAAGTGAAGGGGAAGACGGAGGAGATTCCTTGTGTTGTTGGAGACGAACACGTTTGGACCAAAGATGTCAGATATCAGCTTTCA CCGTTCAACCACAAACACAAGGTGGCAAAGTTCTGCTACGCTGACAAG gAGCTGATCAATAAGGCGATCGCGGCGTCCGTGGCGGCGCGTAAGGAGTGGGACCTGAAGCCCGTCCAGGACCGAGCTCAGGTTCTGTTCAAGGCGGCCGACGTCATCAGCGGACCGAAGAGAGCAGAGATCCTCGCCAAGACGATGATCGGACAG ggtaAGACCGTAGTGCAGGCAGAGATCGACGCCGCTGCAGAACTCATCGACTTCTTCCGGTTTAACGCCAAACACGCCGTCGAGCTGGAGAAGCAGCAGCCGCTCGACGTGGAAGGAACCAGCAACACCATGCTGTACCGAGGCCTGGAG GGCTTCGTAGCAGCGGTGGCGCCGTTTAACTTCACTGCTATTGGCGGAAACCTGGCAGGAACTCCGGCTCTGATG GGTAACGTGGTTCTGTGGAAGCCCAGTGACACGGCGATGTCGGCGAGCTACGCGGTCTACAAAGTGCTGAGGGAGTGCGGTCTGCCTCCGAACATCGTGCAGTTCCTTCCTGCTGACGGTCCCGTGTTCGGAGACACCGTCACCGCCTCCGAGCACCTCGCCGGAGTCAACTTCACCGGCAGCGTCCC GACGTTTAAGAGAATCTGGAAGCAAGTGGCCCAGAACCTGGACTCATATAAGACCTTTCCACGACTGGCAGGAG AGTGCGGAGGGAAGAACTTCCACTTCGTTCATAAGTCGGCGGACGTGGACAGCGTGGTGACGGGAACGATCCGCTCCGCCTTCGAGTACGGAGGCCAGAAGTGCTCGGCCTGCTCCAGGATGTACGTCCCCGACAGCGTCTGGCCCGCCATCCGACAGAAGCTGCTCGACATCCACAAGCACATCGCCGTGGGAGAC CCGGTTGAAGATTTCAGCACCTTCTTCTCCGCTGTGATCGACGACAAG TCCTTCGCCCGTATAAAGAAGTGGCTCGATCACGCCAAGTCTTCCCCGAACCTGAAAGTGATCGCAGGAGGAAACTGTGACGATAAGAAGGGTTACTACGTAGAGCCGACCATCATCGAGACCAAAGACCCGCGGGAGGCCATCATGAACGAG gaAATCTTCGGTCCCGTTCTGTCGGTTTACGTTTATCCAGAGAACGATTATAAAGAAGTTCTTCATCTGATCGACACCACGTCTCCCTACGCGCTGACGGGCGCCGTGTTCGCTCAGGACCA GACCGTCATCGACGAAGCCGCCAAAGTTCTGAGAAACGCTGCCGGGAACTATTACGTCAACGATAAATCCACCGGATCCGTCGTTGCTCAGCAACCGTTCGGCGGCGCCAGAGCTTCAG GTACGAATGATAAACCTGGAGGTCCTCACTACGTCCTGAGGTGGACGTCTCCTCAGGTCGTCAAACAAACCTTCGTCCCGCTGAGAGACTGGAAGTATCCTTATATGGGCTGA